The genomic segment TTTCATCTAAAATCTTTTTAGAAATCCCTTCTAATTTCTCTTGTAATTCTTCGCTCAATCCCAAGCCAATTCCAACATCATTAACTTCGATTCCATAAATTTGCCCTTTAGTACCTGGATAAAAAAGTTTTAATAAATCCAAGAAATTATAACTATGCTGGGAATATCCCTTTTTCTTAGAAACAAAATTATCTAACTGCAAACAAGTGATTTCACCTGGACTTTTTCCATAATATGCAGCATCCAAAATAAATATATAGTCATCTTCTTTTACACTGGCAATACTGTATTGAACATCGGTTTCTCCATAAATAACTTTAATATTCTTTTCTAAAAGCTTTTTTTCTATCTTTTTTGCCACTTCAATTCCTATACCATCATCCCTCATTAAAACATTTCCAATAGCAATCACTTTAATATTAGAGTTTACCATAATATATATTTCTCCACTTTCTATAAATAAACGAATTTCAATCCAAATTTATACTTTAAAATGTATTCCACACTAGAAAGAATGAATACTCTTTTGTGTAGTGTTGCATCTGAGAATATAGCTGTAGGTATTTCTTTAGCAGAAGTTGTTCCACTGTTGCTTGTCATGAGCTTCCCTCAGGAGCATGCAACAGTGGGTGCAACTTCTGCTATTAGAAATCCACAGCTGTATTCTCCAGCAACCGAAACAACAGAGTATTCATTCTTTCGGCGAGTTATCACATAAGTATGCTTTTTAACTTGTTTATCTATGCATATATTTTTAAACCAAAACCTCTACTATTTCTGTATCACCTGATGATCCAATCAAATGAGTTGCACAAGATACACATGGATCAAATGATCTAACAATACGACCAATTTCTATAGGCTCTTTAATATTGTTTAGCTTAGTTCCAATCAAGGCTCTTTCTATAGTTCCAGGAAGATTTGACTCATCCTTAGGTGATAAATTCCATACGGTTGGTGTTATGATATTATAATGATTAATAACATTTTTATCTATTTCGATCCAATGACCAAGAGCACCTCTAGTAGTATCAGTTAAACCTACACCATAAGCTTTTTCTGGAATATTATAAGTTTTTTGATTGTTAGGTTTTAGTTCTACCCTTTCAATGAGCTTATTCATTATCCCTATAATCTTCTCTGTTTCCAATACCCTTGCAATATTTCTATCCATACATGAATGTCCATTTGTGTATTGTCCACTTACTATTAATCTTGCTAAAGGACCAGCCTCCATAGGAAGTCCTAAATAACGAGGAGCTTTTATAAAAGTGTACGCATCTAACTTAGATAAATCTACTTCTTCCAATCCTTCGTCCCTTTTATACCACGAATAATGGATTTGCTCTGTGATTTTATCTGGCTCTAAAGGATATTTTACATTATCCTTCATTACTCCTGGCTTAACATAAGTAATCTCAGGATCTTCATATTTATCAAATACTCCATAAGTCATAAAATATGGATAAGATTGTCCTTTTTTAAAATAGTCAGAGTAATATTTCGAAATAATCTCTACATCTTCTATCATTATATTCTTTACAAAAGATTCTATTTTTCTAATAATACTTTTTACCTTTTCTAGCTTATATGCGTCTATATTCACAGTAACTCCACCTACAAAAATCCCATGGTTATGAGGAGCTTTTCCTCCTAGAAGTGCTAATCCTTCATGAGCTAATCTGCTGAGTTCAATACTTTTTACATAATCCTCTTCTATTTTTTTGTTTATTTTATCTGGTAATCTGTAATCAGTATATTGTTGTTCTTCTATTAGTTTTATGTTTGATATCTTTACATAGCTTGGCATAGACAAAAGGTAAAAATGTCTTAAATGATTTTGTATAAACTCAAAACCATGTAAAATATCTCGAATATAATTATCATTTAGGCTAACAGTTACTTTTAATGCATCTTCTAATGCTAAAGTAGAAGCCATTGAATGAGCTGTAGAGCATATTCCACAAATTCTCTCTGTAAAATATACAGCATCTAAAGGTGACCTTCCTATTAACATTTTTTCAAATCCCCTGAAAAGTAGTCCACTGGCATTTGCTTTAGCAATTGTATTTCCTTCTACTTCTGCTTTTATTTCCAAAAAGCCACTGATTCTCGTTACTGGATCTATAGTTATTGTTTTGCCCATAACTCCTCCTTATGGCATAATTAATAAAATAATTTATCAGTATGATTGTTCATCATTTTATTTCATGTGCCTAATACTTTACGAAAGGTTCCATTCCATCTGGGAATTGTGCATTTGCACACCCAATACAATTTGTATTATCTCCAATAGGCCAGTTAACGTATCCATTCCATTTTCTCCTTGG from the Clostridium beijerinckii genome contains:
- a CDS encoding hydrogenase maturation protease, whose protein sequence is MVNSNIKVIAIGNVLMRDDGIGIEVAKKIEKKLLEKNIKVIYGETDVQYSIASVKEDDYIFILDAAYYGKSPGEITCLQLDNFVSKKKGYSQHSYNFLDLLKLFYPGTKGQIYGIEVNDVGIGLGLSEELQEKLEGISKKILDEIELYVLKLQSKNK
- a CDS encoding nickel-dependent hydrogenase large subunit; amino-acid sequence: MGKTITIDPVTRISGFLEIKAEVEGNTIAKANASGLLFRGFEKMLIGRSPLDAVYFTERICGICSTAHSMASTLALEDALKVTVSLNDNYIRDILHGFEFIQNHLRHFYLLSMPSYVKISNIKLIEEQQYTDYRLPDKINKKIEEDYVKSIELSRLAHEGLALLGGKAPHNHGIFVGGVTVNIDAYKLEKVKSIIRKIESFVKNIMIEDVEIISKYYSDYFKKGQSYPYFMTYGVFDKYEDPEITYVKPGVMKDNVKYPLEPDKITEQIHYSWYKRDEGLEEVDLSKLDAYTFIKAPRYLGLPMEAGPLARLIVSGQYTNGHSCMDRNIARVLETEKIIGIMNKLIERVELKPNNQKTYNIPEKAYGVGLTDTTRGALGHWIEIDKNVINHYNIITPTVWNLSPKDESNLPGTIERALIGTKLNNIKEPIEIGRIVRSFDPCVSCATHLIGSSGDTEIVEVLV